In Gymnogyps californianus isolate 813 chromosome 1, ASM1813914v2, whole genome shotgun sequence, the following are encoded in one genomic region:
- the PHF5A gene encoding PHD finger-like domain-containing protein 5A isoform X2 codes for MWHCGRGLHCCFCVGDGKCVICDSYVRPCTLVRICDECNYGSYQGRCVICGGPGVSDAYYCKECTIQEKDRDGCPKIVNLGSSKTDLFYERKKYGFKKR; via the exons ATGTGGCACTGTGGGAGAGGCTtacactgctgcttctgtgtaG GTGATGGCAAATGCGTGATCTGTGATTCCTATGTGCGGCCCTGCACTCTCGTGCGCATATGTGATGAGTGTAACTACGGCTCATACCAAGGGCGCTGTGTGATCTGCGGGGGTCCAGGAGTGTCTGATGCCTACTACTGCAAGGAGTGTACCATCCAGGAAAAAGAC AGAGATGGTTGCCCCAAAATCGTCAACCTGGGCAGTTCCAAGACAGATCTCTtctatgaaaggaaaaagtatgGCTTCAAGAAGAGGTGA
- the PHF5A gene encoding PHD finger-like domain-containing protein 5A isoform X1 gives MAKHHPDLIFCRKQAGVAIGRLCEKCDGKCVICDSYVRPCTLVRICDECNYGSYQGRCVICGGPGVSDAYYCKECTIQEKDRDGCPKIVNLGSSKTDLFYERKKYGFKKR, from the exons ATGGCCAAGCACCACCCGGACCTCATCTTCTGCCGCAAGCAGGCGGGCGTGG caaTCGGAAGgctttgtgaaaaat GTGATGGCAAATGCGTGATCTGTGATTCCTATGTGCGGCCCTGCACTCTCGTGCGCATATGTGATGAGTGTAACTACGGCTCATACCAAGGGCGCTGTGTGATCTGCGGGGGTCCAGGAGTGTCTGATGCCTACTACTGCAAGGAGTGTACCATCCAGGAAAAAGAC AGAGATGGTTGCCCCAAAATCGTCAACCTGGGCAGTTCCAAGACAGATCTCTtctatgaaaggaaaaagtatgGCTTCAAGAAGAGGTGA